A window of Malania oleifera isolate guangnan ecotype guangnan chromosome 2, ASM2987363v1, whole genome shotgun sequence genomic DNA:
TACAAGAAAAAcataattttctgaaaaataatatttaatcaaCCTCTAAGGCTTACTCGGTTAAAACATTTGATTCCCAAAAtcatacattaattcataaatatcaATCACATGTTCCAGAATATCCAGAATTTCatatacataatttttgtaatcaAATACTCCTTTTTAACTggtaattttctaaaaatttcctaacataatctatccccttacctgtttcctaaagaaatgcctgcagggatcctaTAATAGTGTCTGCGGCGTTCGCACAAAATCCTGTATTcataaaccctagtttaatcGGCTCAACCTcggaataataattattttaacatttcctaggctcatGTACTCCAATTAACCGGTTAGATTCTAAAATAATAACCAACCTGATATCCATATACCCATATTctctaatttaatcaattaatttttttaaaataatagataTAATTTGTATTCCTCACCTttgccttggagtggtgcctagaatccctaaatcaaaaatctgtTCTGATTAAAAGGACGAGGATCATAGCTAGGACCTtgtggtggtgttcgtttttcgatttggcCGGGAAACGAGGGAGAAATCTAGAAAGAGAAAGGGatgggtagagagagagagagagagagagagagagagaaagtattCACATTGGGAGGAGAGGGTTCTCTGTGAATTGCAAAATTGAATCCCAGGAAAGTTGAGAAGTTAAGCTTTCAAATATACATAGAATACTTTATAACTTTACTTTATCTTATTAcattaatattatatacaatatatatatatatatatatatatatatattttaacatttccatgcatattattttcttggGGTCATTACATGGGGAGACAAGGCATTAACAATCTTACACtccccacacaagcatgggagacaaaggtaataaaaacaccaacttactagacacatttaatacactcacaacttactaaacacaTATGCAAGCTAAGTTGACTTAGACTATTACATCCTAAATATGAAACATATGCCAAAGGAGGGAGCCCAAATTTGTGTGGGGTCCATggagttgtgtggggcccacattgGTCTTGAACTTGAACTTGCTTCCATACTTCAtttgggtcttcaagcacctaataattttgaaatataatatccaagcaaatacaaataaaatatccaaGTAAATACAAATCCAAAATATTCAAGTCTTCCACAAAAAATCTTCTAGAAATCCCACGTGTACCTACAAAATGATTAAGAACAATAGTGAACATCTgaaggtcgtccacgtgtcaccatatctGAAAAGGAAAGgggtaaggcatgttgatccccattatCTCTCCTGGGCCTAAAAGAATTCTTCTTCGAAGAATGAGAAGTGGTGTACTGGGAATACAACTCCAAGTTGAGATGAAGGCGGTCCTCTTTAAGAATCCAGCTCTGGTCGAAAAGTGGCTTACCTCTTTTTTTGACCAAGAACTTTTGGTATGATCTTTCTTGTGTGAACGttgtcttgtcatccaagatctcttcaaTCTCATCAAGGTTCTTTGGTATGGGTAAACGTGGAAGCAAAGGCAATTTTGGGTTTTCAAGCTCATGAGGAGCATGGAATGGGGTAGAATTACCTGCAAGGTTAGTATTGGATGACTCCACAAAAGATGATGCTTTAAGAAAAGGTGTTAGATCTTCAATATTAAACACATTGCTTATGCCAAAATCAACAGGActattaagcatgtaagcattagaactaattttatttaaaactttgaaagatcccatctttttagcatgcaactttcttatCTTTCCTACAGGGATTCTCTTGAGATGAATAcggaccataaccatatcaccctctgaAAATTCTTGCAACCTACGGTGTATATCAGTcctagatttataatgctcattattcaagttaatttttattcttattttagaGTGTAGATCGTATATGTGCTTTGCAAAAGGATCAACTTGCTCACTCACTCTAACTTGTGGGGGTAATGGGATGAGATCTATGGGCTTCCTAAATTGGTAACCAATGACAACCTGAAAAGGACACAATCCTGTGGTTCTATTCACTGAactattaaatttaaattcaaccaTAAGAAGACACAAATCCTAGGATCCTATGTTTTCACCCACTAGACATCTAAATAGGTCACCTAAGTTCCTATTAATTACCTTAGTTAGCCCATCGGTTTGGGGGTGGTAAGCACTAGAAAACAAgagtttggtgcctaacatgACCCACAAGGTTTTCCAAAAATAACTCAAAAAATTTACATCCCTATCAGAGACCATAGTCTTGGGAAACCTATTCTTCATGATAATCTTGTTGATTGCTCTATTATTGTTGCATGTGCTCCAAGTGTCATCTTTCTTGGGAGTAAAGAGAGCAGGGCAGGAACATGGGCTCATATACTTCTCGGCTCATCAATTTGCCTTTTTAATTCATAATGTTCTTTGCGGTTTATCCTACAATGAGGCAAATTGGGTAAAGATGATCTTGGAATAAGGACTATGACATGTTGAATGTCTCTCATGGAAGGCAATTCATTTGGAGGTTCAGAAATAACATCCTCAAATTCAAAAAGTATAGGTGACACCTTAGGTGGTGTCTCATTTTTGGGAATAGAGGAGTCATTCTCTTTAGTCACCACAACATAGACAATTTGTGTGTCTTTGCTTTCTTACTCAAATTTCTTTTTGCTTAAAATATGCAAAGAATTTCCAACCTTTTCTTTGCCTTTCAAGtccttttttttcttgttttgctTGTCCCTTTTATTACTTTTAGGTTCAAGGGGATTCAACACAATCTTTTCCCATACACCTAAAGGTATTGGTGTTGGCACGACCATTGTGTGAAACATCAAGGTCATATAGCCAAGGTCTACCTAAAAGAATATGTGCAACATCCACAGGAAGGATATCATACCAAATTTCATCTTTATAATCTGCAATTTTGATGAGGACTAAGCACCTATGGCTTACAAGCATTGTTGTTGCATTTACCCAAGAAACTTTGTAAGGATGGGGATGAGGTTcaactttcaaattcaatttttttgaagCTAATTTTGAAATTACATTCATGCAACTTCCACCATCAATAATCATTTTGCAACTTTTATTCTCACACTTaatgtaagtatggaaaatagaagtgtGTCGCTAATCCTCTTGTTCTCGAGGGGTCACCATGATGCATCTCATAACATTCAAATTAGCATTTTCATCTATCTCGATTGACAACTCATCCTCACTTGCTACTTCCTCCGGGATATAGGATTGTTCTTCTCCtaattcttcatcttcttcctcttcatcctTTTTTTCAATTGCCAAATTTCTAGTTGGGCATTACTTAGCAAAGTGGCTTTATTTGTGACACTTGTAGCACACATCATTCTTAGAAGTTTGTTTTGAGGACCCATTCATGGGTGTCTTTCCTTTGTCCAATGGTTGTTGGACGGTGGGATTGCTACCTCTAGAAGTTACTTGACCCATCTTGGTGGGTCTAGTCTTCTCATATGATGTGGTATTTCTTGGGTAAGTATCATTGGAAGTGTTCCCAAATTTTCTTCCCATTTGAGCTTTACTCATTTGCTCATAGTCATATGCTAAATTAAATGCATGCTCAAGGGAGTCAATATGATGTGGAAACAACTCTTTTCTCAATTCGGGTTTCAAGCCAATCTTAAAATGAGAAATTTGTTAGCTAATACTTTCTTCTACACCACACCTAATGGAAAGTTCATCAAATTTGCTCATGTATTCGGTCACACTCAGATTTCCTTGCCTATGACTATAGAGTTAATCCATGAGGCGTTCCCTATAAGAGATTGAATCATACTTTTCTTTCATCAATCCCAATGTTCTATAGGCCTATGACCAAGGCAAGCTTCTTGTCTTTCGACATTCACCTAATGAAGCTTACTTGTCTAGTTAACCTCATCTTTGCAAATCTTACTCTATGTAGGTCATTCATCTTATACCAATCAAAGTATGAATCCATTTCAGCCAACCATTCTTGAAAGATTTTTTGGTCCATTTGACCATCATATGTAGGGGCTTCAAGTTTTACTCTCTTCATCACATCCATATCTGAATCATGATTCTCCCTACGATATGGTCTCCTTGGTTGACAATCAACTTCATCATAATCCTCATCATTCCAGTGTGGAACATAAAAATCATGACGTTAGAACCTCCTAGGAGCATGTagacactccaattttaaccaggctttTGTGAGAAAATCTGGTGTACTTAAAAGCTGACTTTATATTTCGATTGAATTAAAATGAGTCTTAGCATTTTAAATTGAGTTCCTGTATTTAAACCAAGTCCtggttatttttaaattgagtccctaTTCTTAAATTGAGTCCCGAGTATTTTAAATTGATTCCCaacattttccaaatttgaatCTTTTATTTTTGGAGTtcctatatttttaaattgagtccggATATTTTAGGTTGAGTCTTtcgttttttgaaattttgattgagtcccaaaatttttttagaccgagtatttgattttttttttttttttggctttatGTTGGCTATAAaataaaaacgaaaaaaaaaaaagggggggggggggggggcggcacATGCTTTAGGTTActagggttttgaaatttttttataaaagcaAGAGGGGCTTTTACACAAGACGGCCGTGAGGGTGGGGACCCCACCATCTCATCTTCCTCTTCTTACACGGCCGCTGGGGTTCTCCatcttcacacacacacaccagcCCTCACCCCTCTCTTTTGTCCTTCTCTTTCTCACACAGCAAACGCAGCACCTCACGGGCAGAACTTCCCttcctcactctctcttttctctctcgtTTCTCTGCTACTCATCTCCTTCACTCCCCCTCTCCATCTCATCTTCCTCCATCCATCTATGGCCTCTCAACCAGCTGCTCCACCACAGAACCCACGCACACCAGCGACCAACAGAGACCACACGCACGGTCATCGCTCCCCTTCTCCATATCCCTACACAGCAGCAGCCTCCCTCAACTCCGGTCATTCCCATTGTCTCCGGCCACAAAAGATCAGCCGAGAACCACTCCTTCAGACAGCCTCTCGGGCACTCGCAGCAACACCCAGCCAGACCAGACTGAATCAGCGCCAGCGGGCCTCTCCACTCCAGTCATCAACTCAGGCAACGGCCCAGCTCCGGCCACCTGATTCCCCCACGGCCACGTTCATCTGGTGAGGTTCTCACTTCGgccatgcacacacatgcacgtgcttgtgtttgttttgttttatttatttacttttattttattttatttcaccgTGAagatgtttttttattttttttattaccctttgttttggtttttttttttttaattttattattactataaatATTAACTGGGTTGTTCTTATTTTTATAGGATTTTTTGTTGGGGCTCGTTTCAatatttaaagtttgaattttgttgtttttgttttattgtatatatgttaaatgagTAATATTATGGTTGtagaatttttattgatattttatatttattatattagtattttggtattaacattttaataatattgtatatttattatcTTGGTAATATTGTATTACATATTTTTAATAACTTAGtgtgttattgatattatatatttagtaaattaatatttttagttatatgtatattacatattagtattttagtcacatatttagtattaattattttttgcatatttgatattaactatttttagtatattaatatatttagtatcttaatatatttagtatgaattattcttagtatattaatatatctagtgTTACTTATTcatagtatcttaatatatttagtattaattattcttagtatattaatatatctagtgttacttatttatagtatcttaatatatttagtattaactatttttagtatattaatatatttagtattaaacATTCTTAGTATAGTAATATATCTAGCATTATTTAGTtctagtatcttaatatatttagtattaactatttttagtatattaatatatttagtatgtTGACCTtctaggtcacaccctggttttgataatgacaaatactcttacatttaataaatatctagttcatgtgcaggtccatattagcagatcattaatggcacgtaacAGAtcaaaaagcttgaagacaatttcatattccaaattgtaatatctctaagtgaaattggtctgtaatagtaattagggcatttgatttgtaataagctcacacacatcacatgcatgatttattttgaaagctcaaaccgaaccatgaatgagaaatgaccgtagaaagaccttaggatgcaccttcggtcgaccgacatcagactttttcggtgtttccaaattggaccccaagtgaccttaggacacacacatattcacatacatttgttaggcacttgattaggactTGTTTGATTCaatacaggaccgaaatgcacacttggtgcactttcggtcgaccgaaacctgtagttcaaaaggccctggtcgaccgaaccagccctgggtcaacagtttgaccaaggcccggttgaccgagaccttatagttcatttgaccccggtcgatcgaaccaccaaagagtcaacattttgacctctcggtcgaccgaccaactttgtactccaacaacctggtcgaccgaagggtctcgggaaaatttccaacggtctggtcgacagAACCATAGAGTTCAAAaagggcccggtcgaccgaaccgcgggAATTTGCAAAATCGCCttacctcggtcgaccaaccactcagttcaaaatgcccctagtcgaccgagccatttaagtcctggtcgaccgaaccatttctggtcgaccggacctctcgagttgctcctatttttttaccgtggttaaatgcTTTAAGCagggttaaattaatttaaatgtcattaaacttttccaataatccctaataggtccccaacggtcaaaattatcagaatgtctatatatactctttcatttggtagattaagcacggattagcaaaaaggattaggaaaatctctctcaagcaaaaataccttCTTTTGATTCCTCTTTGCTCATATCTTTCCTAAAAGCACTCTAGCTCacttcttcaagttcaaaatcatttgtaagtgctttgagtatatatattcaaataggttttgctctcattgtttagagtgtttgaatcgatttttctctcgagagcataacctaagttttcttaggaggctttgctaataagcctactctaagaagacttgtggtaaacttctgagtgttgcattatcattacaatatctttggaagtttgtatttgttttgatttgcaaaaacatatttcaagcttactcaaatatcttgtgaaatttattgaaccatttgtgaaaagatatttgtgcttattacactaatctttgtggtattatttatacaagtatatatattatttgccgaaaacaaagattatctattttgcaatccaagcatatacacattcgtatgattgacacattctattgattgataatgttgaagcttgtttaatactctgtgtgaacacacttgattgaatattttgaagtacacagattattattgacactctcacgtacttgctacactgatagaaaacattgttgagtgttgacatatttagaccacacagagcttacattattaaatcatctgtggtgctttgtgtttgtgcgcatttgtggtacaaatctgtttTACTTGAAAgtactcttgtattgtacctttgattgtatatctgagagattccaggcgtggcctgagggggaggtaatctagcccggtaaggattggtgtaaaggttgaggtcagccctgtgaaaatttgacctggtttgtataggtgccactccaccagtttaagtgagcaagttatcttgataatccttgtgctggttagccaaggcggggacgtaggcagttggccgaacctcgataacatatctgcgtgtcatcctctctttactgctttctggtgcttgtgtgattgtttaaacagCTTTATTCAATTtctagtatatttacattatttgcactagattgaccatagggttgtgaacatactgttgttaggaggaacacctaggaaataaattttaaaaataccaattcaccccccctcttgggatcacagtaaagctaacatagtatcttaatatatttcgtAGTAATTATTTTTAGCAGACTAATATatctaatattatttatttttaaatgtttactattacgtatgtttagtatgttaatattgtattatttattttagtatttttcagtatatatagaatcatatattttattattgttaatatttttttagtattttagtgtgtataacattatttattagggtattaatatttatccttattattatcattattatgattttggtttatatcatatgttgtgttatttttagtattacatatttgtattaacttaattattattttattatgtttattaaatactttcttaattttcatccctatgattgtaacaaaagggtatgagcttttcAAGCTCCTCGTACCtcagttatgagggaatatatatattatatatatttttgtgcgATTAAtttttttgcatgtgtatttcaCAAGTACccaaaagggagtaattttaaagatttattaaatttaataggtgggatatttttttattgattcggtactgttcgtaagaacgggcgcatttGGGGGGAGGGGCTCATATCTTCCCGTCTTGTAATCAAACTCCCGATCCTGATTTTGGTAacacagaccgattctacccttaattgggtagtaatttagtattctaaccacactaaaaggttagtggcgactccatcacacaccatatttttcctaaaaataattaaaccattTTTCATTCGCCACCCCACAGCACCCTCGCGCTCGGGACGTCGCAACAGAGCATTTGGTCTTTATGGGGGATGAACGGGAGGTCGTTCTTGAGGTGGTGTCCTCTCTCTTAGAGGGTGGTTTTGTTCCTTAGAGTGTTGGGAAGCAATCTCATTATCAACTTCAAGGGGCTGTCCTAGATTTTCTAAAAGTGGGTTTGAAGCTAAACTAGCTTCCAGCCTTTCaatttgttagccttggtgtattcacAAGAGGAGGGGCAAATTGagtgttttaaaaaatttctctcctaggttcaTTTTAACCAGTAGCAGTATTAcataaacctagggtctttctatttaatcataaacccaattaacacatgtacaacatataatgaattaaacagaatacatacatgtgctgaaaatgaaagtgcggaaaataaactgtggaaatataaagtacacacacgatatattatcaaAGATCGATCGGCCAATAcccctacgtccccgccttggctcaccagtacaaggattaccactataaactCACTTAGCGGATGAAGCGGctcctaaacaaccaggtcaattagtacagggctgaccttaacctttacaaattctccttgcaaagcggagaaggccctaacaatccttactgACTGGATTATCGCCCTCTTAGGCTACGCCTAGAATgcaacaatatttttcacaatataaccagtacaatgattatacttctcagtaaagcaaatttgtaccaaatgtaatcaatcacatgtacATAAActatataggaaatgtaagctcagtaatgtgaatatttgtgcaaacaatacttaacaagatgtgatcactataatgttcaagagtgttctaaacaagttataCCTTTAAAACAAGTTATAtaaaatctcaataacaaatcagggtttcaaagatgctaatcaaataatcaaactatctcaaaaatttccttcaatgaaatgagcacaaaagtagtttgaaaatattgtagcttgtagaaaaatattttgcacaacaaaatcaagttataggaatcttgcaatgacaatgtaaagatccttaagcttattagtttatctcaacacaagatttataatgtccaaatctgtgggataaacttaactaaactccccaaaatcaatatcaataaacaatcaaggtaatgggagtattagtaatatttaacaagcactagcacaatcaatatgctctcacaatactaaaatgtatcaagggaatgaagaaatgagagtatttgggcaaaataggatttcaaaaatagagaggatttttgctaatgatttttgctaatttttttactaatcctcacaaatgagctcatatatatagaccaaggcctaattatgaccatttaggacatgtagggtattattaggaaagttttaaaatacATTAGAAtttttaacccagtttaacccttttaaccttggtaaataattaagtaacctGAGAGGATTccggtggctgaactttagttcggtctCTCAAATAGACTCAGCCCCAAAAGGCTTTTTAAATGGCTCAGGTGCCCAAGTTTAAACTCGGTTAGCTGAACAAAAGTCATAAAGTTTTGGTGCGCGGTTTGGGAGCCCGAAAGTACGATCAGTTAGGCTTGTTTTGAACGGAaaagttcggcagcccgagttggtgaaaagtcactttctaaAGGTTCAATCACCCGGGGAAGATAGGCTCAttttaggtttggtcgaccaaagcctGGTCAAGCCATTGACATCCCAACTATTCGGGCGCTCAAGGTGATTTAAACACTTGGGGTTCGGTCGtccgacctctctcattttattcCTATTATATTCAATCCGTCAATTTGATCCGACTGTGTTGTGTATATGTATAGGGACCGAAAGTCTtttctaaggtcgttttgagatagtcctaaAAATTtggtatcggtcgaccgaagggtgccctaaggtcctttggccccctatggtcaaactacgatcTTGCTAAGTTTACAATTACTTACATGCataacatgcagagattattatagaccaatatagattattatagaccaatatagattattatagaccaaatttaaaacataaatgcatttacattaagaatcttcttcttctttcttctactcTTCGGAttctccatggaatatgccaagagTACGATCTTTAAATCTTTCAGGCTTTCaacaatcctttctcatgtgtgtgtactgaattaatgacctattcaagtactagacacacattagtaatatgcagtttattataatcaaaactagggatcggactcaaaaagtcaacacaattCTTACAAAGGCATTGGTCAAGTCTTGGGTCAAGATATGGACTTGTTCTTGGAAGTCATGTAAGATTATGTCCCAGTCCATATCAATTCTACGAACATAATAACAATTCCCAGTTTGGGTTGCCATCAAACACAATTCTCCAACTTGGAGGTTTTCCCCTAAGCCTAACCAAACTAGGTTCCAAATAGCCAAGACTCAAAATCTGCACAAGTTGTACAAGGCCAAATAGTCGACGATTATGTCTGAAACCATAGACGGTTTCAAACAGAACTGAAATCTTGCGAGCTGCTAGTGAAAATGAAACTTAGAGGGTTGGTCTAATTCgatctaggctctgataccaagataaTGTAGGATGAGATTTATTGACTTAAGCCTACAGGTCAACCCTcatacaagcacatacactcaaaacaccatggattaagaatttaattaaccaaTATAAACATCATAAATCATGCTATAGTTCACATGTTGTTTGATTTTTGAAACGGTGCATAATGTTGTTAAGAAATAAGTCCCAAGTGTGTACTGATCAAGAAATCTAGTTTTATGCAGAGGATGTTACTTTCAAAATCAAGATTTCAAGTTCTAAGCTACCAAGCTaacattcatacaattgattttagctAGCAAGCATCAATATTGAAATCGAGTGGTCAAATGTCCTATTCAAACATGGAGTTCAAATTTTTAAGCAAAGGCTTACATAAGATTAAgctagggttttaaaaaattattgaatttacCAAGAGATCGATGGATGGTTTGATGTTGTTCAACACATGATAGAGCACACCATGAGTCCTTCGTACAAGTTTTGAAACACCGAGACGAACACAACAATGGAGTAGAGGGGAGGTGGCCATGGGTGTGTATTTTGTGGTGGCCGTGTGGATGTGTTGGGGAGGAGGCCGTGTGGGTTAGAGAGGGGAGGTGgagatggagtcgttggatagaatagtggtctctcaccacttgatctccggagagaacgacgtagcctcacactacacaatctaATATTGGACAAAGCTTTCAAGCTTTagcaaagaaattttttttcaattcaatATCAGCTCTATTAGAGTTCTTACAATGTTAAATATAAATACTTAGCATGGGGAGACAAGGCAATAACAATCTTGCACTCTCCACACAAGCATGTGAGACAAAGGTAATaaatacaccaacttactagacacatttaatACACTAACAACTTACTAAACGCACATGCCAGCTAATTGACTTAGACTTATTACAACTTAAATATGAAACATATGCCAAAGGAGGGGGCTAGATTCGTGTTCGGCCCATAAGTCTCATGGGGCCCACGTGGGTCTTAAGCTTAAACTTGCTTCAAAACTTCAtttgggtcttcaagcacctaataatcttgaaatataaTATCCAagcaaatacaaataaaatatccaaGCAAATACAAATCCAAAATATCCAAGTCTTCCACCAAAAGTCTTCCAAAAATCCCACGTGTACCTACAAAATGGTTAagaacaatagtggacatctagAGGTCGTCCGCGTGTCACCATATTTGCAAATAAACGGGGTAagacatgttgatccccatcacctAAGTATTGATAAGGATATTCCCAATTGAGGAATTAAGCATTTGTTGAATCTGCCTGAGAACATTTTCTATGAGTCCTAAGCAAAACAA
This region includes:
- the LOC131149185 gene encoding uncharacterized protein LOC131149185, yielding MASQPAAPPQNPRTPATNRDHTHGHRSPSPYPYTAAASLNSGHSHCLRPQKISREPLLQTASRALAATPSQTRLNQRQRASPLQSSTQATAQLRPPDSPTATFIWSILADH